The following nucleotide sequence is from Salinigranum halophilum.
CGCGTACGCGCCGTAGAGGATGCCGATGTCCTTGTGGTCGACCGTCGTGAGCCAGCGGATGATTCCCGCGGGCTTCTCGCGCGACACGTAGGTACTCTCGCCGCCGAAGCCGCCACCTCCGGCCAGCGGTGTGTACGAGCGCCAGTTCTCGACCCGTGCGAGCCAGACGGCGACGATGACGAGGAACACCCCCATGAGAACCGTCAATGCCAGCTGTCCACTCATCCCCGAACCGCCGGATGACGATTGGAGAAGAGCCGACGCCAGCTGTCCGTTAGCAACCATGAGTATGCCTGAGGATTGGAGCGTAATGAAAGATTCGGGATGCACGCCATCGGGCGTTTGTCCACAGCGACCGCCGTCACATCGCCCGAACGCCGACGTCGCGAGCGCGGTGGGCACTCGTGGCCGTCCGTGACGCCCTTCGTCGCTACCGCACGGCGGGGAACGGGGACAAAAAGGACGTTACCCGTCGGTGTCGGACCGCTCGTCGCCGGCTTCGAGCTGCGGCTCGTCCGCATCGGCCTCGGCTTCGGCTTCGAGGTCGTGCAGGGGCTTCGCGCCCGTCACCGTCGCCTGGCCCGGCAGGTAGACCGTGTAGTCCTTCTCCGCGCCCGCGATGGCCTTCCCGGAGATGTACGTCAGGATCGCCAGGAGGATGAACGGGGCGATGAGCAGGCCGAACTGGATGCCTGTCGGCAGCGTCTCGACGCCGAACGGGTTGAACACCACGAACGCGACGATGAAGAAGAAGATGATGAACAGCGGGATGATGTTCACCACCAGGTCGAGCATCGTGTCCCGGTCGAATATCTCGTTCGCCATATCTCTCGCTTACGACCAGCACTCAAATAGGTTGTCGATTCTCGCTCGTGGCTGGAGCCCGCGCCGTCAGACCGCCGGGGCGTCGTCGGTGACGAAGAGCTCCCCCGCGGCCGCACCGACGACGAGGAGTACGCCGGTGACGATGATGGCGTACCCCCGAGTGACGAGGTTCAGGTCCGTGAAGGTGAACGCCGCCCCGATTCCGAGGAGGACGACGGCGAGGACGCCGAGCGCCCGCCACGGTGACTCGACGTAGCCTGCCTCCTGCAGGATGCCCGAGACGCTGCCGCAGAAGAGGATGAGCCCGCCGACCGAGAGGGGAAACAGGTCGAAGAGGATGCCCAGTTCGGCGATAGGAATCCCCAGCGCGATGAATATCGGCCACGGGCTGGCCATCCGGTACTGCTCTGAGAGCCCCGGTTGCTCGTCCATACGCTCTCTGGGGAGTGAACGGTAAGAAGCGCTTCGGTCCTCGGTAGTGGCTTCAGTGGAGTTGGTGACGCACTCAGTCGTACTCGTTGCCGTGCCCGTCCGCACGTCGCCACGCAGAATACCCGGTACGGACACGGTCATACTTACCCTCACCCGACTCGACCCCGGCGGTCACGTAGCGTCGTAATGAACAGGTTTTTCGACGGGCGTGACGGACCGTCGGACAATGGGACTGGAGGAGGAGATCGAGGAACTCCGCGAGGAGATCTCGAACACGCCCTACAACAAGTCGACCGAGCAGCATATCGGCCGGCTGAAGGCGAAGCTCGCGGAGAAGAAGGAGAAACTCGAGAATCAGTCCTCCGCGGGCGGCGGCCACGGCTACGCCGTCGAGAAGACCGGCGACGCCACGGTGGCGCTCGTCGGGTTCCCCTCCGTGGGCAAGTCCACGCTCATCAACGCGCTCACGAACGCCGACAGCGAGGTCGGTGAGTACGAGTTCACCACGCTGAACGTGAACCCGGGCATGCTGAAGTACAACGGCGCGAACATCCAGATCCTCGACGTCCCGGGGCTCATCGAGGGTGCGGCGGGCGGACGCGGCGGCGGGAAGGAAGTCCTCTCGGTCGTCCGAACCGCCGACCTCGTCGTCTTCATGCTGTCGGTGTTCGAGATCGAGAAGTACGAACGCCTCAACGAGGAGCTGTACTACAACAAGGTCCGCCTCGACACCACCCCAGCGAGCCTTTCGATCAACAAGACGGCCAAGGGCGGCATCCGGGTGACCAAGAGCGACGCCGTCTCACTCGACGAGGACACCATCAAGAGCGTCCTCCGCGAGCACGGCTTCGTCAACGCCGACGTCACCGTCCGTGGCGACTGTGACATCGACGAACTCATCGACGGCATCATGGACAACCGCGTCTACCTGCCGTCGATGGTCGCGGTGAACAAGGCCGACCTCATCGACCGCGACTACCTCCCCACGGTGGAAGAGAACCTCCGCGAGTGCGGCATCGACCCCGACGAGGCCGTCTTCATCAGCGCCGAGAAGGAGAAGGGCCTCGACGCGCTGAAAGAGAAGATGTGGGAGTCGCTCGGCCTCATCCGGGTGTACATGGACAAGCCCGGCCGCGGCGTCGACTACGACGAACCGCTGGTGCTCAAGATGGGGGAGAACACGGTCGAGGACGCCCTGCACAAACTGGGCGGCAACTTCGACGAGCGGTTCCGTTTCGCCCGCGTGACGGGGCCGAGCGCCAAACACGACGAACAACAGGTCGGTCGCAGCCACGAACTCGCAGACGAGGACGTCATGCGCATCGTCGCGCGGAAGTGACCCGCCACCTGCGGAAGCTCCCGTCCACCTCAGAGGGCTTTTCTTCGCCGACGACAACTCCCGGCCATGCCCGACCGGACCGACCGCGCCTCGTTCGTCGTGCTGCTACTCCTCGTCGCCATCCCCTGGTCGGTCCAGACCTTCTCGCGCGGCGGTGGGACGACGTTCGTCTTCGCGTGGGGCCTGTTCAACACGGCACCGCCAAACGCGACGTACATCTGGGACTTCTTCTTCGTCTACACGCAGGGACTTCCCGGGTACATCTACGCGTGGCCGCTCAGCGTGTGTTGTTACCTCGGGGCCGTCGTGAGCGGGTTCGTCGGCCTCGTCTTCGGCCGAGAGGACCCCCGCGTGACCGGTGGGTTGCTGGTCGTCGCGGGCGTGGCACAGCTGTCGCTCGCGCGTGACTTCTCGGTGCAGCCGTACCGGACCGCGTGGCCCCTCGGGACCTTCGCCTTCCTCGTCGTCGCCTGGTGGCTCTACTGGCCCGCGGCGAAGCGGCGCTTTCAGTCCGTGTGGTCCTGAGCAGTTCGGCCCGCCGACCGCGTGAACCGGGCTTCGAAAGGCCGACGATTCGACCGATACCACACCCTTTTTCGCGCACGCACGCGTGCTGTGATGCATGTCCGGAGTACTCGACCACGTCATGATTCGGGCGGAGGACCTCGACGCCTCCCTCGACTGGTATCAGACACACCTCGACTACGAGGAGAAGGACCGCTACGAGGGCGACGGCTTCACCATCGTCTACCTCGGTCCCGAGGTGATGCACGAAGACGGGGCGATGCTCGAAATCACCGCCAACCACGACGACTCCGACCTCGAGATGGGCGACGCGTGGGGCCACATCGCCGTGCGCGTCCCCGAGGACGAACTCGAGTCCTCCTACCAGCAACTCATGGACGAGGGCGTCGAGGACTACCGCGACCCCGAGTCCTGCGGCGGCCGCTACGCCTTCGTGAAAGACCCCGACGGCCACGAGGTCGAGATCGTCAAGCGCGACCACGGCGAGAAGTGGAGCATCGACCACACGATGATTCGCGTCGAGGACGCCGACGAGGCGCTCGGCTACTGGACCCGCAAGTTCGAGTACGAACACACCGGCCGCTGGGAGTCCGACACGTTCGCCAACTACTTCATGAAGCCCGAGGGGGCCTCCGAGGAGGCGATGGCGGTCGAACTCACCTACAACTACGACGGCCGCTCGTACACGATGGGCGACGCGTGGGGCCACCTCTGTGTCCGTGTCGACGACCTCCACGACGACTGGGACGAGTTGATGGTGCGTGAGGCCCCCGACTACCGTGACCCCGCGTCCTGTGACGACATGTACGCGTTCACGAAGGACCCCGATGGCCACGAGGTCGAACTCATCGAGCGCGACCCCGAGGCCGACTCGCTGTTCCCGTTCTGAGCGGTCGGACTCCTCACTCGCGGTTTTCTCGCGTCGCACCGCCGGCAACGTGGGAGCGGCCCGTGGAAACACGGCTCGCGTGCCGTGTCAACATCCGAGCAGTTGTGCAACCGGGACGTCACTAACGACAAGGACTTTAGTTCGAGACGCACATCTCGGGGTGTATGCCGGGATTGCTCTCTGACCTGCTCGGATGGGGCGTCATCCTCCTGTTCACCACCGGGGCGCTCCTCGTCGACCGCGACCGCGACCAGGCTCGCCTGGTGACGACTGCGGCCTGGGGCGGCTTCGCCGTCTTCTGGGCGCAGCTCGTCCCCTGGTTCGCCTTCAGCCACAAGAGCTACGTCGAGGGCTTCCTCTCGCTCGCGGCCGTCCCCGCCTGTCTGTACGCGGGCTATCTGGTCTACTCCGGGCGGGACACGCTGTTCGTCCTCTCGCGGGCCGTCGCGGCGATGGGCCTCGTCTACCTCCCGTTCGAGACCATCCCCGCCATCACCGTCATGGGGCTGTCGCTCCCCGCACCACAGCAGGTGCTCATCGAGACCGTCGCCGCTCAGACCGGCTTCATCACCAACCTGCTCGGCTACTCGCCCGCGCTCATTCCGGGCCCGAAAGGGTACATGAACACCTACCGCTTCGTCGAGCCGAGCGGCCACCGGTTGGAGTACACGGTCGTCCTCGCCTGTACGGGGCTCGGGAGCATGGCTATCTTCGCCGGCCTCATCGCCGCGGTCCGCGCGCCCCTCGACCGGAAGCTCCGGGCGTTCGCCATCTCCATCCCCATCATCTACGCGCTCAACATCGCCCGCGTGACGTTCATCGGCATCGTCTTCGGGAACCAGTACATGCAGTGGTTCGTCGACGAGGTGCTGTTCCTCTTCGGCGCGACCGACCCCTACCGGGTCTCGTTTTTCCTCTCCGACCGCGTCATCTCACAGATCGGCGCGGTGTTCGCACTCGTCGGCGTCATCTATCTGGTGGTGCGTGAACTCCCCGAACTCCTCACGGTCATCGAGGACGTCCTCTTCATGATGACCGGCGACGAGTACGACCTCGCCCGCCAACTGGACCTCCCGCGGGTGCCGGACGGCGGCGAGGAAGTGGAGTAGACCGCCGTTTCGCGCCTTCACACCAGCGACGCTTCGACCAGGTCGGCCGGCGCACCACACAGGTCACACAGCGCGTCGGCTTCGAGGTGATGGAGCGTCCCCGGGATAACGAGCAGGTGCAGCGGGCCGCCGAACTCCCTCTCCGAGAGGGCGGAGAGTCGGTCGGCGACGACGGTCGGCTCTGGACTCCCCGCGCGGGCGACGACCACCCCCAGGACGTCGTCCCACTCCTGTAAGAGCGAGGCCGCGACGTCGCCCGTCATGAACTCGTCGTCGTCGCTCTCCTTTCCGGGGACCTCCCCGACCTTGATGTCGAGGTAGACGAGCGTGTGCAGGCCGCGCTCGCGGTTGGCCTCGATGGACTCGACCATCGACGGCGGGACCCCCTCGCCGCCGTGGGCGTACGGGAACGGGAGCGTGACGGCCTTGCCGAACCGGTAGTTCTGGAGCCCGGTCAGCCCCGCCGCCGCGGACTGGGCGGTCACGCCGTGGACCACGCGCGTGTCGATGCCGCGCTCGACGGCACGCATCCGCAGGTCGACGTGTGTCGTCGAGATCATCGTATCCCCCGCGGTGAGAAAGACCACGTCCTCGTCTTCGGCCGCATCGAGCATGTCTTCGGGGTGCTGTTCGACCCCCGCACGGTCGCGTACCTCGATGGACTGGCCGTGATACGCTTCGAGGTCCTCGACGGTGGTGCCGACGAGGCGACTCGTGTAGAACTCCGCGTAGGCGCGGTCGGCGTTCCGGAGGGCGTCCTGCCCCTCGACGGTGACCGAGCGCTCGTCGTACAGGCCGAGGCCAACGAACGTGAGCATACGCTCTCCTGGCGAGTGGAACAGTTAAACGGCGTGGAGTGGCGGCGAGGCGTGGGCCGTCGTCCCCGCTCAGGTCATGTCGGTGGCCGTCCGGTACGAGAGGTAGGCGGTGATGTCCATCGTCGAGACCATCCCGACGACGGCCCCCTCGTCGTCGACGACCGGGAGGTGGTGGACCCCCCTGCCGATCATCTTCGCGGCGGCGTCGCGAGCGCCGTTGCGCGCGTCCAGCGTGTAGAAGTCCTCGGTCATATACTCCTCGACGGTCGTCTCCGTCGCCGGGTTCCCGGCCGAGACGGCCCGCGCGAGGTCGGTCGTCGTGAACATCCCCACGGGCTGGCTCGCGTCGTCCACGACGACCAGCGACCCGATTCCCTCCTCGACCAGCGTCTCCGCCGCCTCCGTGATGGTCGTCTCGGGGGTGACCGTCCGGATGTTCGTCGACATCAGCTCTGTGACCGGAGCACCTTCGTCCATACTGCCCCGAACGGGTGAGAGTCGCTAATACCTGTCGGCGAATTTGTATTTATTCGCGGGCGAGTACCTTTCCAGCCTCGGGTACGTCGGGCGACGTCGCACTCGACGTGTCGGTCGTGGAGACGAGACCGTGACGCACGGCCGGTTCGTTCGCTCCGCGTCAACTCTCTACGCGGGGTTCTTCGGCCTCACTTCGTTCGGCAGAAAGAGCCGGTGGAGGGATTTGAACCCTCGGCCTATTCCTTACGAAGGAATCGCTCTGCCAGCTGAGCTACACCGGCGCGCCGTCGTGCATCACCACGTACCCGCAAGAAGAAAATAAGGCTTCCGAATCGACTGCAGTACCTCGTGCACCCGAGCACTCGTCACCGGTCCCGGCGAACCAACCGCACGTCGAGACAGACGTTCACCTCGTGGGGGGCGTACGACCGCACGACGTGTTCGGTCTCGACCGTGACGTCGTACGCGGGTTCGGCAGCGGCCCGAATCGCGTCGAGTCCCGGGCCGAACGGGTCGTCCTCGTGCTGGATGTCGTAGTAATGGACGACACACTCGTCGCCGGCCAGCGCGACGGCCGTCTCGAGGAAGTCGTCGGCGGAGTGTGGGAGGTTCATGACGACGCGCGTCGCCCAGCCCTCGTAGTCGGCGGCGACGTCCCGGACGTCGCCCTCGATGGCCGTCACCCGTTCTTCGACGCCGTTGCGCCGGGCGTTCTCGCGGAGGTACGCCACCGCGTCGGGGTTGAGGTCGACGCCGACTACCTCGGCACTGCTCGCGGCCATCGGCACCACGAACGGGCCGACACCGGCGAACATGTCGAAGACGCGTTCGCCCGCCTGCACCTGCGAGACCACGCGGTGGCGCTCGGTGGCGAGGCGAGGGGAGAAGTACACCCGGGCGATGTCGAGGGCGAAGGCGTGGCCGTACTCGCGGTGGACGGTCTCGGTTTCCGCCCCGACGAGGACGTCCCAGTCGCGCACGCGGAGTTCACCCTTGACCTTCGAGGCGCGGTTCACCACGGTCTCGACGGGGAGGGCGGACTCGACGAGCGCGGCCGCGATTTCCCGCGCCCGTTCGTCGTCGTCCTCGTCGATGATGACGATGTCACCCAGCCGCTCGTAACTCGGTTCGAAGCCGAGGAGGTCGGCAGGCGTCACCTGCGCCTCTCGCGCGGGGGCGTCTCGGCGGACGACGTCGGCGTCGACGTGCTCGGCGGCGGCCGTCGGGTCCGTCACGGGGATGTATATCGACCCCTCCGCGACGGTAATCTCGTGGTCGTTGTCCAGTACGCCCGCGGCGGCGAGTTCGCGGCGGGTCGCCTCGCCAGCCTCGCGGGGGACGCACACGCAGGGGACGCTCATCACTCCCGAGGAGACCAGCGGCGCGAGTAAGGCTGACGCTTCGCGATGCCCGCGCCCCGGTCTCAGGCGATGAGTACCGGGCCCGCCTCACAGCCGGGTGCCGCCCCGTCCGCGGCGGCGTCGACCCACTCCCACGGCGTGTGTTCGACGCCGTCTTCGACACAGGGTGCGACCCACTGGAGTCGCCCGCCGCGCCGGACCGCCAGTGCGGTCTGTGGAAGCCGCAGCGCCGTACACTCCGGTCCCATCCGCCCGACACCCGTCGTCACTCGGTCGTCGAACGCCGGCAGCGCCACGCCCGCCCGCGCCGCCCACCGTCTGAACTCGCGGACCCGGTCGGCGATGGCGCTGTCTCGCGCCGTCGCGGGCTCGTCGACGACAACCTCGTGTGGCCACGTGCGGACCCGAACCGACTCGACCACGCCGCGGCGGTCGAGCGCGGCGAGCCGTCGCCGGAGCTCGTCGTGTTCTTCTCCCTCCCCGGTGGGGAGCGTGCGAATCCACAGTTCGACCGTGGGACGAGTCATCGCGGGCATTGTGCTCACCAGCTAGCGATACGTCTGTGCGATGAAAAGAGACGGCACACGGTTCCCACCACGCGGGAATCCGTCGGCGCGTCCGGGCACGCACCATCGGTTTTTGTCGTCTGCGCACGACGGCTTCCGCGTGCGCCGCCCCAGCGTGTTCGTCTCCGCCCGTGACCGCCGCCGCGCCATCGCGTTCCTCGCGGGGTACGTCCTCCTCGCGGCGTTCGTCACGTTCGGCCTCCCGGAACTCGTCCCGGCAGTGACCGACCCCGTCGCCGTCCGGACGTTCATCGACGGGGCCGGCGTGTTCGCCCCCGCCGTCTTCCTCGCCGTGCAGGCACTACAGGTCCTCATCGCGCCCGTTCCCGGGCAGGTGCTCGGCTTCGTCGCCGGCTACCTGTTCGGGGCCGTCTGGGGCACCGTGCTCAGCGTGGCGGGCGCGACGGTTGGCGGCTACGTCGCCTTCGTTCTCGCCCGGCGCTACGGCCGCCCGGTCGTGGAACGACTCGTCGAAGCGGAGGCGGTCGGCCTGTTCGACTCCTTCTCCTCGAGACACGGCGACGTCGCCCTCTTCGCAGTCTTCTTGATTCCAGGCCTGCCCGACGACGCCATCTGCTTCCTCGCGGGCGTGAGCGACATCGACGCTCGCTCGTTCCTGCTCGCCTCCATCGTCGGTCGTCTCCCGGGCTACTTCCTCGTCGCGCTCGCGGGGGCGCGCCTCGCGGAGGCGCGCACCGCCGAGACGACCGTCCTCCTCGTCGTCCTCGCGGTCGTCTCGACCGCCGGGTATCTCCTCCGTGGCTGGGTCGCCCGCTGGCTCGACGATACGGCCGACGAGTCGTGAGCGGCCCCACGCCCCACACCGAGCCAAACGGCTATGTCGACTGCGCCGGTTGTATCGCTATGGTCGAGTCAGTGACACGCACCCGGGGGGAGGACGGATGAGCGACAGCGGCGAGCACGACCGGCAGTTCGCGGCCGCGGAGAGCATCTGTCCCTTCTGCGGCGTCGGCTGTGGCATCCAGTACATGGACGGCGGCAAGGCGACCGGCTGGAAGGGCCCGGTCAACACGAAGGGTGAGATCTGTCCGAAGGGGGCGGCCGCGTGGGACGTCATCGACCACCCCGACCGACTGACGGCCCCGCTCGTCCGCGACGGTGGCGTCCTCCGGGAGGCGACGTGGGACGAGGCGCTCGACCGGGTCGTCGAGCCGTTCGAGCGCGTCCGACGCGCACACGGCCCCGACGCGCTGGCCTTCTTCGCCTCCTCGAACTGCACGAACGAGGAGAACTACGTCCTCCAGAAACTCGCCCGCGCGCTGGGGACGAACAACGTCGACAACTGTGCGCGACTGTGTCACGCCTCGACCGTCGCCGCGATGGGAGACAGATTCGGCGCGGGGGCGATGACGAACTCCCTCGACGACCTCCGTGAGGCCGACGTCTTCTTCCTCATCGGCGCGAACCCCGCCGACCAACACCCCATCATCTTCCGGTCGTACCTCCTCCCCGCGCTCAAGGCGGGCACGAAACTCGTCCACGTCGACCCACGGGAGACGACGACCACGCAGGCGGCGGACCTCCACCTCCCCGTCAGGCCGGGGTACGACATCCCGCTCCTGAACGCGATGGCGGCCGTGGTCGTCGAGGACGGACTCGTGGACGACGCGTTCGTCGCCGAACGGACCACGGGCTTCGAGTCGTATCGGGAGTTCCTCGACGGCGTCGACGTCGACGCCGCGGCCGAGCAGGCGGGCGTCGACCCCGCGGACCTCCGCGAGGCGGCCCGACTGTACGGCGAGGCCGACCGCGCGGCCGCGTTCACCGGCATGGGGATGAGCCAGCACCACTACGGGACGGAGAACGTCCACGCGCTCATCAACCTCGCGCTGCTCACGGGCAACGTCGGGCGACGCGGCACCGGCGTCAACCCGCTGCGCGGACAGAACAACGTCCAGGGCGCGGGCGACGTCGGTGCCCTCCCGAACGTGCTCCCGGGCTACCAGTCGGTCACCGACGCCGACGCCCGCGCCCGGGTCAGCGAGGTGTGGGGCTTCGAGCCCCCGGCCCTCCCGGGCCGTACCGAGGTCGAACTGACCCACGCCGCCGGCGACACGGTCCACGCGGCCTACGTCTTCGGCGAGAACCCCGCCGTCACCGAGCCCAATCAGGAACGGGTCCGGGCGGCCCTCGAGCGCTTCGACTGCCTCGTCGTCCACGACGGCTTCCTGACCGAGACGGCCGAGTACGCCGACGTCGTGCTTCCCGGGAGCCTCTGGGCCGAGAAGAGCGGAACCGTCACGAACACCGACCGGCAGGTGATGCGGATGCGGCCCAACACGACGCCACCCGGTGACGCCCGGACCGACCTCGACATCCTCTGTGCGCTCGCTGGACGCCTCACGGACCTCGACTTCGACTATCCCGACCCGGAGTCAGTCTTCGACGAACTCGCGCGCGTCTCGCCCGACTACGACGGGATGACCTACGACGGCATCGGGACGGGAAGCCAGCGATGGCCGTTCGACCGAGAGAAGGGAGAGGGAACGGCCGTCCTCCACCGCGAGGCGTTCGAGTCCGGGTCGAAG
It contains:
- a CDS encoding VOC family protein codes for the protein MSGVLDHVMIRAEDLDASLDWYQTHLDYEEKDRYEGDGFTIVYLGPEVMHEDGAMLEITANHDDSDLEMGDAWGHIAVRVPEDELESSYQQLMDEGVEDYRDPESCGGRYAFVKDPDGHEVEIVKRDHGEKWSIDHTMIRVEDADEALGYWTRKFEYEHTGRWESDTFANYFMKPEGASEEAMAVELTYNYDGRSYTMGDAWGHLCVRVDDLHDDWDELMVREAPDYRDPASCDDMYAFTKDPDGHEVELIERDPEADSLFPF
- the fdhF gene encoding formate dehydrogenase subunit alpha — translated: MSDSGEHDRQFAAAESICPFCGVGCGIQYMDGGKATGWKGPVNTKGEICPKGAAAWDVIDHPDRLTAPLVRDGGVLREATWDEALDRVVEPFERVRRAHGPDALAFFASSNCTNEENYVLQKLARALGTNNVDNCARLCHASTVAAMGDRFGAGAMTNSLDDLREADVFFLIGANPADQHPIIFRSYLLPALKAGTKLVHVDPRETTTTQAADLHLPVRPGYDIPLLNAMAAVVVEDGLVDDAFVAERTTGFESYREFLDGVDVDAAAEQAGVDPADLREAARLYGEADRAAAFTGMGMSQHHYGTENVHALINLALLTGNVGRRGTGVNPLRGQNNVQGAGDVGALPNVLPGYQSVTDADARARVSEVWGFEPPALPGRTEVELTHAAGDTVHAAYVFGENPAVTEPNQERVRAALERFDCLVVHDGFLTETAEYADVVLPGSLWAEKSGTVTNTDRQVMRMRPNTTPPGDARTDLDILCALAGRLTDLDFDYPDPESVFDELARVSPDYDGMTYDGIGTGSQRWPFDREKGEGTAVLHREAFESGSKTAPFRIVDHVDPADAVEGDALVLTTGRVIQHFNSGALTRRSGTLMRMRGEDVLQIHPDDADARSIEDGTRVVVENDRGRVALAAEVTPAIRPGTVFMTFHYADPLANRLTGDALDPVAKIPEFKHSAVHVRVASDD
- the dph5 gene encoding diphthine synthase translates to MLTFVGLGLYDERSVTVEGQDALRNADRAYAEFYTSRLVGTTVEDLEAYHGQSIEVRDRAGVEQHPEDMLDAAEDEDVVFLTAGDTMISTTHVDLRMRAVERGIDTRVVHGVTAQSAAAGLTGLQNYRFGKAVTLPFPYAHGGEGVPPSMVESIEANRERGLHTLVYLDIKVGEVPGKESDDDEFMTGDVAASLLQEWDDVLGVVVARAGSPEPTVVADRLSALSEREFGGPLHLLVIPGTLHHLEADALCDLCGAPADLVEASLV
- a CDS encoding class I SAM-dependent methyltransferase; its protein translation is MSVPCVCVPREAGEATRRELAAAGVLDNDHEITVAEGSIYIPVTDPTAAAEHVDADVVRRDAPAREAQVTPADLLGFEPSYERLGDIVIIDEDDDERAREIAAALVESALPVETVVNRASKVKGELRVRDWDVLVGAETETVHREYGHAFALDIARVYFSPRLATERHRVVSQVQAGERVFDMFAGVGPFVVPMAASSAEVVGVDLNPDAVAYLRENARRNGVEERVTAIEGDVRDVAADYEGWATRVVMNLPHSADDFLETAVALAGDECVVHYYDIQHEDDPFGPGLDAIRAAAEPAYDVTVETEHVVRSYAPHEVNVCLDVRLVRRDR
- a CDS encoding HTH domain-containing protein; the encoded protein is MTRPTVELWIRTLPTGEGEEHDELRRRLAALDRRGVVESVRVRTWPHEVVVDEPATARDSAIADRVREFRRWAARAGVALPAFDDRVTTGVGRMGPECTALRLPQTALAVRRGGRLQWVAPCVEDGVEHTPWEWVDAAADGAAPGCEAGPVLIA
- a CDS encoding DUF7541 family protein; protein product: MDEQPGLSEQYRMASPWPIFIALGIPIAELGILFDLFPLSVGGLILFCGSVSGILQEAGYVESPWRALGVLAVVLLGIGAAFTFTDLNLVTRGYAIIVTGVLLVVGAAAGELFVTDDAPAV
- a CDS encoding TIGR04206 family protein; translated protein: MPDRTDRASFVVLLLLVAIPWSVQTFSRGGGTTFVFAWGLFNTAPPNATYIWDFFFVYTQGLPGYIYAWPLSVCCYLGAVVSGFVGLVFGREDPRVTGGLLVVAGVAQLSLARDFSVQPYRTAWPLGTFAFLVVAWWLYWPAAKRRFQSVWS
- a CDS encoding DUF6684 family protein — translated: MANEIFDRDTMLDLVVNIIPLFIIFFFIVAFVVFNPFGVETLPTGIQFGLLIAPFILLAILTYISGKAIAGAEKDYTVYLPGQATVTGAKPLHDLEAEAEADADEPQLEAGDERSDTDG
- a CDS encoding CBS domain-containing protein, giving the protein MDEGAPVTELMSTNIRTVTPETTITEAAETLVEEGIGSLVVVDDASQPVGMFTTTDLARAVSAGNPATETTVEEYMTEDFYTLDARNGARDAAAKMIGRGVHHLPVVDDEGAVVGMVSTMDITAYLSYRTATDMT
- a CDS encoding TVP38/TMEM64 family protein, whose translation is MRRPSVFVSARDRRRAIAFLAGYVLLAAFVTFGLPELVPAVTDPVAVRTFIDGAGVFAPAVFLAVQALQVLIAPVPGQVLGFVAGYLFGAVWGTVLSVAGATVGGYVAFVLARRYGRPVVERLVEAEAVGLFDSFSSRHGDVALFAVFLIPGLPDDAICFLAGVSDIDARSFLLASIVGRLPGYFLVALAGARLAEARTAETTVLLVVLAVVSTAGYLLRGWVARWLDDTADES
- the artA gene encoding archaeosortase A; translation: MPGLLSDLLGWGVILLFTTGALLVDRDRDQARLVTTAAWGGFAVFWAQLVPWFAFSHKSYVEGFLSLAAVPACLYAGYLVYSGRDTLFVLSRAVAAMGLVYLPFETIPAITVMGLSLPAPQQVLIETVAAQTGFITNLLGYSPALIPGPKGYMNTYRFVEPSGHRLEYTVVLACTGLGSMAIFAGLIAAVRAPLDRKLRAFAISIPIIYALNIARVTFIGIVFGNQYMQWFVDEVLFLFGATDPYRVSFFLSDRVISQIGAVFALVGVIYLVVRELPELLTVIEDVLFMMTGDEYDLARQLDLPRVPDGGEEVE
- a CDS encoding OBG GTPase family GTP-binding protein — its product is MGLEEEIEELREEISNTPYNKSTEQHIGRLKAKLAEKKEKLENQSSAGGGHGYAVEKTGDATVALVGFPSVGKSTLINALTNADSEVGEYEFTTLNVNPGMLKYNGANIQILDVPGLIEGAAGGRGGGKEVLSVVRTADLVVFMLSVFEIEKYERLNEELYYNKVRLDTTPASLSINKTAKGGIRVTKSDAVSLDEDTIKSVLREHGFVNADVTVRGDCDIDELIDGIMDNRVYLPSMVAVNKADLIDRDYLPTVEENLRECGIDPDEAVFISAEKEKGLDALKEKMWESLGLIRVYMDKPGRGVDYDEPLVLKMGENTVEDALHKLGGNFDERFRFARVTGPSAKHDEQQVGRSHELADEDVMRIVARK